GAGAGCCCCCGTAAGAATGAATTGGTAAAGTAGAAAGATAAGATAATCACTCTCCGAATTGTCCCCGAGGAGAATCTCTTTCGAACCTGTGGGAAGATAAATTCTATCCCGAAGTAGAATGGTAAGTTTATAAGCCAATTGGTCGAATAGACTCTGAAAAGAAGAGCCCGCAAATTTTCGAACTCTTTCCAAGGCTCCCCAAAGTCCGTCGGTTAGAAATCTTGTGGGATGAGAGAGTGTGTCCCAAAACTTATCCACCATCCCTTTGATGGTTCCTTCCAGATACTTTAGATGGAGGGATTCCGTTTTGATTCCTTGCAGACGAAACGTGGAGAGAAGGGTTCTGCGGAAGAAATGGGGACTCGCGGAAATAAAACAAAGAGGAGAATCCTCCGTGCTATCCCTGAGTTCGTGTACCAAGGCAGGCATGCCGGGTAAGGGCAATTTCTGCTCTGGCGTTTCGAATAATGTGGAAATCTTTCCCTTATTGGAATGGATATCTGTGGCAAGATAGGTTTGGTCAATATCGGAAGTCGTCACCCAACCTTCGTATTCTTCGGAAAGAATACGAAGAGCTCCTTTACCGATCAAACTATCCGTGACAAGCTCGTGCTTTCCGGGAGTGTTCAGATACGCTAAATCTTTTCCGAACTGCCTGTAAGAATCCGGCTTCAAAAAATGAATATGAAATAGATAATTTCCCGGCTTGAGAGGAAAGGTGAATTCATGAAAGAAAAAACCGCTTTCATCGCCTCGGATCTCGGGGGAAGTATGTAGTACCTTTCCGGACTCGTCCAGGATCTCTGCAAGTAGGATCGGCTTCCGAACCGATTCCAAGGAGTAATCCAGAAAAGGGGTGATCTCCTTTTCCTGCCCCTCATACAAGCCCGTAAGAAGATTCCACTTGGAAGGATCCGTCATCTCTTCGGTGATTCCTATATCCACAACCTGGCCTCGGATATAGTAACGATTTTCTCTACCCAGGGTTCCGCCGCAAATGGCAGCCCTGCGTTTTTCTGTGTTCCTAGAAACCTTGCGCTCCGCTTCTTCTGTCACAACTCTTCCGGGATCCTTTTTCAAAATTTGGGAAAGGAAAACTCTAACACGGGGTCCCTAAAGGGAAAGCAAAAATCGAATTTCTTTGTTTTCGCCCCGAAGCATCCGTCTAGGATGGTATCTAGGATGCCGAGGGGGAGAGATTCTAGCGGTTCTAAGAAAGGTCCAAGAAGGATCTATATCCGCAAACTACGCTACGAAGAGGCCTATCGCATTCTGGACCGTGAAATTCAGGACGCTTTCCTAAAAGGAGAGACCCTGGTCGAGGTGATTCACGGCATAGGAGAGGGGGTTCTTAGAAAAATGACCGAGGATTATATCGGAGCCAATTCTTTTCTGAAAATCCTGGAAGATGCCGGTCTGAATATAGGAAACCCAGGATCGACTCTCATAGAAATCATGGGACCCTCGGCTGCGGACTTAAAGAAATACTTAAAATGACGACGGAACAGAGAAAAGCCATCCAGATACTCGACGTAACTCTCCGGGACGGGGAGCAAACCCGAGGTGTGAGTTTCTCCGCTTCGGAAAAATTGAATATAGCTAAATTCCTACTCCAAAATCTGAAAGTGGATCGGGTCGAAATCGCCTCGGCCCGAGTTTCCCAGGGAGAATTGGAAAGCGTACGTAAAATCATGGAATGGGCGGACTCCGAAAACGTAGGAGATCGAATCGAAATTCTAGGTTTCGTGGACTCCAATCGCAGCGTGGATTGGATCCTTGCCGCGGGTGCAAGAACTTTGAATCTTCTTACCAAAGGCTCCCTCAAACATTTGGAGGGGCAGCTTAAGAAAACTCCATCGGAGCATTTTGCGGAAGTATCGGAAACGATTCATTACGCCAAAAAGAACGGCTTAAACGTAAATATCTATCTGGAAGATTGGTCCAACGGTTATCTGAATAGCAAAGACTATGTATTGGATTTCGTGGATCATCTTTCCAAAGAGCCAGTGGGAAAAATATTCCTACCGGACACATTAGGAGTTCTTTCTCCCGACGAAACTTTCGAAGGAGTCAACACTCTCGTAAAAAGACATCCCGGAGCTCATTTCGAATTCCACGGTCATAATGATTACGATCTTTCCGTAGCCAATTGCATTTTTGCGGTCAAAGCGGGAGCAAAAGGTGTTCACGTTAGCGTAAATGGATTGGGAGAAAGAGCCGGTAATTCTCCGTTGGAGGCCGTGGTAACCGCGCTACACGATAAAGCCGGCATCCGAACTCTTGTGGATGAGAAATGCATTACGGAAGCAAGCCGCTTAGTAGAGACATTCAGCGGAAAAAGAATCTCAGCCAATCGTCCGGTTGTGGGCGAAGACGTATTCACTCAAACTGCGGGTGTTCATGCCGACGGTGATAAAAAAGGAAATCTATACGCAAATCCCATTCTTCCGGAACGTTTCGGAAGAAAGAGAAGTTACGCTCTGGGTAAACTCGCAGGAAAAGCGAGTATATCGGAAAACCTGAAGCAACTCGGGATGGTTCTTTCTCCCGAGATAGAGAGAAAGGTTTTGGAAAAGGTCATAGAGATGGGAGACCAAAACAAAACCATCACCCCCGAGGATCTTCCCTTTTTGATCGCGGACGTTTCCGGAGCGGCAACGGAACAGGCTCTGAAAATCGTAGGTTGCAAAATCGATTCCGGACTAGGAATCCGTCCTAAGGCAATCGTGGAATTGGAATGGAAGGGCAAAAAATTCTCCGCAG
This sequence is a window from Leptospira wolffii serovar Khorat str. Khorat-H2. Protein-coding genes within it:
- a CDS encoding phosphatase domain-containing protein encodes the protein MTEEAERKVSRNTEKRRAAICGGTLGRENRYYIRGQVVDIGITEEMTDPSKWNLLTGLYEGQEKEITPFLDYSLESVRKPILLAEILDESGKVLHTSPEIRGDESGFFFHEFTFPLKPGNYLFHIHFLKPDSYRQFGKDLAYLNTPGKHELVTDSLIGKGALRILSEEYEGWVTTSDIDQTYLATDIHSNKGKISTLFETPEQKLPLPGMPALVHELRDSTEDSPLCFISASPHFFRRTLLSTFRLQGIKTESLHLKYLEGTIKGMVDKFWDTLSHPTRFLTDGLWGALERVRKFAGSSFQSLFDQLAYKLTILLRDRIYLPTGSKEILLGDNSESDYLIFLLYQFILTGALQGKELEDFLYRLNFLGRDAITRDNAKLIRELAEENRRIHGDLNPVELVLVNKAQLGPSSEEMKWNVQSALPHGLDPWKTEGIRPYIPTEGALGFALVMVEKGILDLSSVLKIAGEMTGQWFEGKVIEPDLLLELAKNLELPKDVNSVHKKFVKTLEEVLKV
- a CDS encoding Smr/MutS family protein, with amino-acid sequence MPRGRDSSGSKKGPRRIYIRKLRYEEAYRILDREIQDAFLKGETLVEVIHGIGEGVLRKMTEDYIGANSFLKILEDAGLNIGNPGSTLIEIMGPSAADLKKYLK
- the cimA gene encoding (R)-citramalate synthase CimA yields the protein MTTEQRKAIQILDVTLRDGEQTRGVSFSASEKLNIAKFLLQNLKVDRVEIASARVSQGELESVRKIMEWADSENVGDRIEILGFVDSNRSVDWILAAGARTLNLLTKGSLKHLEGQLKKTPSEHFAEVSETIHYAKKNGLNVNIYLEDWSNGYLNSKDYVLDFVDHLSKEPVGKIFLPDTLGVLSPDETFEGVNTLVKRHPGAHFEFHGHNDYDLSVANCIFAVKAGAKGVHVSVNGLGERAGNSPLEAVVTALHDKAGIRTLVDEKCITEASRLVETFSGKRISANRPVVGEDVFTQTAGVHADGDKKGNLYANPILPERFGRKRSYALGKLAGKASISENLKQLGMVLSPEIERKVLEKVIEMGDQNKTITPEDLPFLIADVSGAATEQALKIVGCKIDSGLGIRPKAIVELEWKGKKFSAEGEGDGGYDAFMVALSSIGSQAGFTIPRLVDYEVRIPPGGKTDALVETMITWNKTQENHEEENFKTIGVHCDQTIAAVLATEKMLNLVLQKWHN